From a single Solanum dulcamara chromosome 4, daSolDulc1.2, whole genome shotgun sequence genomic region:
- the LOC129886761 gene encoding ras-related protein RABD2a-like isoform X2, with protein MNTEYDYLFKLLLIGDSGVGKSCLLLRFADDTYQESYISTIGVDFKIRTVEQDGKTIKLQIWDTAGQERFRTITSSYYRGAHGIIVVYDVTDQESFNNVKQWLSEIDRYATPNVNKILVGNKSDLVASRVVSYETAKAFADEIGIPFLETSAKDASNVEQSFMAMTAAIKNSMPTQPATNAAQPPNVNIRGQPVAQNSGCCSS; from the exons ATGAATACAGAATA TGACTACCTGTTCAAACTTTTGCTTATTGGCGATTCTGGTGTCGGGAAGTCATGTCTCCTTTTGAGGTTTGCT GATGACACATATCAGGAGAGCTACATAAGCACAATCGGAGTTGATTTT AAAATCAGGACAGTGGAGCAAGATGGGAAGACCATTAAGCTTCAGATT TGGGATACTGCTGGACAAGAGCGTTTTAGGACTATCACTAGCAGCTACTATCGTGGAGCCCATGGCATAATA GTTGTTTATGATGTGACGGATCAGGAGAGCTTCAATAATGTGAAGCAGTGGCTGAGTGAAATTGACCGTTATGCTACCCCAAATGTTAACAAAATTCTTGTTGGGAACAAGTCTGACCTTGTTGCTAGTAGAGTTGTGTCGTATGAAACGGCTAAG gCCTTTGCTGATGAAATTGGTATTCCATTCTTGGAGACCAGTGCGAAAGATGCTAGTAACGTAGAACAGTCTTTCATGGCTATGACTGCTGCTATCAAGAATAG CATGCCAACCCAACCGGCCACAAATGCTGCCCAGCCTCCAAATGTAAATATTCGTGGACAGCCTGTTGCTCAGAATAGTGGCTGCTGCTCGTCTTGA
- the LOC129886761 gene encoding ras-related protein RABD2a-like isoform X1 produces MSSSPFTCLHCDLEGISLSHGLFVFASEFCREEADCAAQFSPANRPYSGDFPLLLIAMNTEYDYLFKLLLIGDSGVGKSCLLLRFADDTYQESYISTIGVDFKIRTVEQDGKTIKLQIWDTAGQERFRTITSSYYRGAHGIIVVYDVTDQESFNNVKQWLSEIDRYATPNVNKILVGNKSDLVASRVVSYETAKAFADEIGIPFLETSAKDASNVEQSFMAMTAAIKNSMPTQPATNAAQPPNVNIRGQPVAQNSGCCSS; encoded by the exons ATGTCATCTTCTCCATTTACGTGTCTTCATTGCGATTTGGAGGGGATCTCTCTCTCCCACGGCCTCTTTGTTTTTGCATCTGAATTCTGCCGCGAAGAAGCAGATTGCGCCGCCCAATTCTCCCCGGCAAATCGCCCATATTCCGGCGATTTTCCTCTGCTTTTAATCGCAATGAATACAGAATA TGACTACCTGTTCAAACTTTTGCTTATTGGCGATTCTGGTGTCGGGAAGTCATGTCTCCTTTTGAGGTTTGCT GATGACACATATCAGGAGAGCTACATAAGCACAATCGGAGTTGATTTT AAAATCAGGACAGTGGAGCAAGATGGGAAGACCATTAAGCTTCAGATT TGGGATACTGCTGGACAAGAGCGTTTTAGGACTATCACTAGCAGCTACTATCGTGGAGCCCATGGCATAATA GTTGTTTATGATGTGACGGATCAGGAGAGCTTCAATAATGTGAAGCAGTGGCTGAGTGAAATTGACCGTTATGCTACCCCAAATGTTAACAAAATTCTTGTTGGGAACAAGTCTGACCTTGTTGCTAGTAGAGTTGTGTCGTATGAAACGGCTAAG gCCTTTGCTGATGAAATTGGTATTCCATTCTTGGAGACCAGTGCGAAAGATGCTAGTAACGTAGAACAGTCTTTCATGGCTATGACTGCTGCTATCAAGAATAG CATGCCAACCCAACCGGCCACAAATGCTGCCCAGCCTCCAAATGTAAATATTCGTGGACAGCCTGTTGCTCAGAATAGTGGCTGCTGCTCGTCTTGA